In Aristaeella hokkaidonensis, the following are encoded in one genomic region:
- a CDS encoding glycoside hydrolase family 5 protein, producing MQKKTIVALLLALCLVVSAAAGLAEPPVQTEGITIPVIEDMKQFDIPNTDAMKLMRDMKCGWNLGNTFDAYNGYSTHDNGTGMETSWVGAKTTPELITAIKEAGFNTIRIPVSWHNHVDENDVIDKEWIDRVREVAGWALDLGMYVIVNVHHDNDVKYLYPDTVHYDRSAAYLTSIWTQMAEAFKDCDEHLILESMNEPRLVGTQYEWSWSNAVSDCRLSAKYINQLNQLFVDIVRTSGGNNATRYLAVPAYCAAPWNAADQAFQLPNDTVEKRIIVSAHAYTPYNFALNLQSNDRTFDLEKDQSKKSEIAGFMNSLYNRFVKYGTPVMMDEFGALDKSGNLQDRVNFTAYYVASASARGITCVWWDNHAFSGNGERFGLIRRNTLEWVYPDIALAIQANCLINR from the coding sequence ATGCAGAAGAAGACGATTGTGGCGCTGCTGCTGGCGCTTTGCCTGGTGGTCAGTGCAGCCGCAGGACTGGCGGAACCACCGGTCCAGACGGAAGGAATTACGATCCCGGTGATTGAGGATATGAAGCAATTTGATATTCCGAATACTGATGCCATGAAGCTGATGCGCGACATGAAGTGCGGATGGAACCTGGGGAACACGTTTGACGCGTATAACGGATACAGTACGCATGATAACGGTACGGGCATGGAAACCAGCTGGGTTGGGGCAAAGACTACCCCGGAACTGATCACGGCCATCAAGGAAGCCGGATTCAATACGATCCGCATTCCGGTGAGCTGGCATAACCATGTAGATGAAAATGATGTCATCGACAAGGAATGGATTGACCGGGTGAGGGAAGTGGCCGGCTGGGCACTGGACCTGGGGATGTATGTTATTGTGAATGTGCACCACGACAATGACGTCAAATACCTCTATCCGGATACTGTCCATTATGACCGTTCTGCGGCTTACCTGACTTCCATCTGGACCCAGATGGCAGAAGCTTTCAAGGACTGTGACGAACACCTGATCCTGGAATCCATGAACGAACCCCGGCTGGTGGGCACACAGTATGAATGGAGCTGGAGCAACGCTGTATCCGACTGCCGCCTTTCCGCCAAATACATCAATCAACTGAACCAGCTGTTTGTGGACATTGTCCGGACTTCCGGCGGAAACAACGCGACGCGGTACCTGGCGGTGCCGGCCTACTGCGCGGCGCCCTGGAACGCGGCGGACCAGGCTTTCCAGCTGCCGAATGATACTGTTGAAAAGCGGATCATTGTATCAGCCCATGCCTATACGCCTTACAACTTTGCCCTGAATCTCCAGAGTAATGACCGCACCTTTGACCTGGAAAAAGACCAGAGCAAGAAGAGCGAGATTGCCGGCTTTATGAACAGCCTGTATAACAGGTTCGTCAAGTACGGCACCCCGGTGATGATGGACGAGTTCGGCGCGCTGGACAAGAGCGGCAACCTGCAGGACCGGGTCAATTTCACGGCCTACTATGTGGCTTCAGCCAGTGCCCGGGGAATTACCTGCGTCTGGTGGGACAATCATGCGTTCAGCGGAAACGGGGAACGCTTCGGCCTGATCCGGCGCAACACGCTGGAATGGGTCTATCCGGATATTGCCCTGGCCATCCAGGCGAACTGCCTGATCAACCGGTAA
- a CDS encoding endo-1,4-beta-xylanase, with protein sequence MGKKLLVFLMILSLLGSCVSVLADDAVTVYTSDFSKDTDGWYGRGAQSARTAESTLKTTGRQSSWNSPGRDFDLVEGGKYNLSVEVKQDELDSANFMISIAHSVEGMETYENLAFGKAKKGEWTTLTGSYTAGHFDRSVLYVETTGADTLDFEIRAFTVTAPEGVPEPKLTEPPMVIEEADSMPSLKEIYADKFDFGSAAPQMVFRDPKWMNLMKEQFSILTPENEMKPDAVLDVNGSKALLKETGDETAVAVHFDAAKSLLRFAQSNGIKVHGHVLVWHSQTPEAFFHEDYDAKKPLVSREVMLGRMENYIKGVFEYLDANYPGVVVSWDVLNEAIDDGSNWLRNSNWKKIIGDDYPNFAYAYARKYAPEGTKLYYNDYNTAIGGKLRGIVKLLNTLIPEGNIDGYGFQMHHNVSFPSIQQIRTAVETIAALGLRLRVSELDVTVSNNSEASFKKQAKYYADVMKILIDHADQFEAVQVWGLTDMMSWRGSQFPLLFDGRGNPKPAFWAVADPENYQ encoded by the coding sequence ATGGGTAAAAAGCTTCTGGTTTTCCTGATGATTCTCTCCCTGCTGGGAAGTTGTGTTTCCGTACTGGCGGATGACGCGGTAACTGTCTATACCTCTGATTTCAGCAAGGATACTGACGGATGGTATGGCCGTGGAGCGCAGTCTGCCAGGACCGCCGAAAGCACGCTGAAAACCACCGGACGGCAGAGCAGCTGGAACTCCCCTGGACGGGATTTCGACCTGGTGGAGGGCGGCAAATATAACCTGAGCGTTGAAGTGAAGCAGGATGAGCTGGACAGCGCCAATTTCATGATCTCCATTGCCCACAGCGTGGAAGGAATGGAAACCTATGAGAACCTGGCTTTCGGCAAGGCGAAAAAGGGCGAATGGACCACCCTGACAGGCAGTTACACTGCCGGTCACTTTGACCGCAGCGTACTGTATGTGGAGACCACCGGTGCCGATACGCTGGACTTTGAAATCCGCGCTTTTACGGTTACCGCGCCGGAAGGCGTACCGGAACCCAAGCTGACGGAGCCCCCTATGGTGATCGAAGAAGCGGACAGCATGCCGAGCCTGAAGGAAATCTACGCGGACAAGTTTGATTTCGGCTCTGCCGCACCTCAGATGGTATTCCGTGATCCGAAATGGATGAACCTGATGAAGGAACAGTTCAGCATCCTGACGCCGGAAAACGAAATGAAGCCGGATGCGGTTCTGGATGTGAACGGAAGCAAGGCGCTGCTGAAGGAAACCGGGGATGAAACAGCGGTGGCAGTTCATTTTGACGCGGCCAAGTCGCTGCTGCGGTTTGCACAAAGCAACGGAATTAAAGTCCATGGTCATGTACTGGTCTGGCACAGCCAGACGCCTGAAGCGTTCTTCCATGAGGACTATGACGCCAAGAAGCCGCTGGTGAGCCGGGAAGTAATGCTGGGCCGGATGGAAAACTATATCAAGGGCGTCTTTGAGTATCTTGACGCCAACTATCCGGGCGTAGTTGTTTCCTGGGATGTGCTGAACGAAGCAATTGACGACGGGAGCAACTGGCTGCGGAACAGCAACTGGAAAAAGATCATCGGCGATGACTATCCGAACTTTGCCTATGCCTACGCGCGGAAATACGCGCCGGAAGGCACGAAGCTCTACTATAACGATTACAATACCGCCATCGGGGGAAAGCTCCGGGGCATTGTGAAGCTGCTGAACACCCTGATTCCGGAAGGCAATATTGACGGATACGGCTTTCAGATGCATCATAACGTTTCTTTCCCCTCCATTCAGCAGATCAGGACAGCGGTGGAAACCATTGCCGCCCTGGGACTGCGCCTGCGGGTGAGCGAGCTGGATGTGACGGTGAGCAATAACAGCGAGGCCTCCTTTAAGAAGCAGGCAAAGTATTATGCGGACGTGATGAAAATCCTGATTGACCATGCGGATCAGTTTGAAGCGGTCCAGGTATGGGGACTGACGGATATGATGAGCTGGCGGGGCAGCCAGTTCCCGCTGCTGTTTGACGGCAGGGGAAATCCGAAACCTGCGTTCTGGGCAGTTGCGGATCCGGAAAACTACCAGTGA
- a CDS encoding ABC transporter substrate-binding protein, with product MRRLIAMLTAGILLFSGSAAFAEAPALTYPDRDYGELVVGNPTRMDGKFFTGMWGNATTDIDVRTLVHAYYLVEWGYDSGFLRANPVVASAQGVFEDSKGVRIYRFQLCDDLYYSDGTEITAWDYAFSVLFQAAPEIAELGGRPMDLSYLEGYEEYISGEVPYLSGVRVTDERMIEFRVKPEALPYFFEMYRMGFLPYPIHEIAPGCKVYDDGKGVYIGNEDPEVEGKIFCTELLQATVMDPENGYLSHPTVGSGPYVLTSWDGETCTFEINPYFKGNAEGFKPTIPKLRFTLAKDEDMIEKLEADEFQLLNKVVRRDTITKGIELVSEGKGYTLTNYPRIGLSFIVFTPDRPAVQEKNVRQAIAYCMDKKALQDEYTYLYGIPVDGMLGIGQWMYGMVKGTEDYPETLPEDPTPEEEEAYDARIEEWESLSLDGVKHYELNVEKARRLLDADGWTMNENGERYAAGRDDVRCKKVQGELLTLDLTLAYPESNEMAEAMEACFVEPLKEAGIRLTLVPMTMNDLVHAYHDRDIEGIDMFYVGDDFNIEFDPQLFFLAGDPEAPAEDTLAWAHAQMSEYARQMLETVPSDALGFVQKWITLQEQLSELLPLIPVYSNVYYDFYTSDLMNYDIIRYITWGDAIVASSYYNVYQSMVDRGIDPTDTEDEFEILP from the coding sequence ATGAGAAGATTGATTGCGATGCTTACCGCCGGAATCCTGCTGTTCAGCGGGAGTGCAGCCTTCGCGGAGGCACCTGCCCTTACATATCCGGACAGGGATTACGGGGAACTGGTCGTCGGCAATCCGACGCGGATGGACGGAAAGTTCTTTACGGGCATGTGGGGAAACGCCACAACAGATATTGATGTCCGGACCCTGGTTCACGCTTATTACCTGGTGGAATGGGGCTATGACAGCGGTTTCCTGAGAGCCAATCCGGTCGTTGCTTCCGCCCAGGGTGTTTTTGAGGATTCAAAGGGTGTCCGGATCTACCGGTTCCAGCTTTGCGACGACCTGTATTATTCCGACGGAACAGAGATTACTGCCTGGGACTACGCTTTTTCTGTATTGTTCCAGGCTGCGCCGGAAATTGCCGAACTGGGCGGGCGGCCCATGGATCTTTCCTACCTGGAAGGCTATGAAGAGTATATTTCCGGAGAAGTACCTTATCTCTCCGGCGTCAGGGTGACGGATGAAAGGATGATTGAATTCCGGGTCAAACCGGAAGCACTGCCGTATTTCTTTGAGATGTACCGGATGGGATTCCTGCCGTATCCCATTCACGAAATCGCGCCCGGCTGCAAGGTGTATGATGACGGGAAAGGCGTATATATCGGCAACGAGGATCCGGAGGTGGAAGGGAAGATCTTCTGCACGGAACTGCTCCAGGCTACGGTCATGGATCCGGAGAATGGCTACCTGTCCCATCCAACGGTGGGCAGCGGCCCCTATGTGCTGACATCCTGGGACGGGGAAACCTGCACATTCGAGATCAATCCCTATTTCAAGGGGAATGCGGAAGGTTTCAAACCCACGATCCCGAAACTGCGTTTTACCCTGGCAAAAGATGAAGATATGATTGAAAAGCTGGAAGCGGATGAATTCCAGCTGCTGAACAAAGTGGTCCGCAGGGATACAATTACAAAGGGAATTGAACTGGTTTCTGAAGGAAAAGGATATACATTGACCAACTATCCCCGGATCGGTCTTTCCTTCATTGTCTTCACCCCGGACAGGCCGGCAGTGCAGGAAAAGAACGTACGCCAGGCGATTGCCTACTGTATGGACAAGAAAGCCTTGCAGGATGAATACACCTATCTGTACGGCATTCCTGTAGATGGAATGCTGGGCATCGGCCAGTGGATGTATGGCATGGTAAAGGGGACGGAAGACTATCCGGAGACACTGCCGGAGGATCCCACACCGGAGGAAGAGGAAGCATACGACGCCAGGATTGAGGAGTGGGAATCCCTTTCCCTGGATGGCGTGAAACATTATGAGCTGAATGTGGAAAAGGCCAGACGACTGCTGGACGCGGACGGCTGGACAATGAACGAGAACGGCGAACGGTATGCCGCCGGCAGGGACGATGTACGCTGCAAAAAGGTACAGGGTGAACTGCTGACGCTGGACCTGACCCTAGCGTATCCGGAAAGCAATGAAATGGCGGAGGCCATGGAGGCTTGTTTTGTCGAACCCCTGAAAGAAGCCGGCATCCGCCTGACGCTGGTCCCCATGACGATGAACGACCTGGTGCATGCTTATCACGACCGGGATATTGAGGGTATCGACATGTTCTACGTGGGGGATGACTTCAATATTGAATTTGATCCCCAGCTGTTCTTCCTGGCGGGAGACCCGGAAGCGCCGGCGGAGGACACCCTGGCCTGGGCGCATGCGCAGATGTCGGAATATGCCCGGCAGATGCTGGAAACCGTGCCGAGCGATGCGCTGGGTTTTGTGCAGAAATGGATCACCCTCCAGGAACAGCTGAGCGAGCTGCTGCCGCTGATTCCGGTATACTCCAATGTATACTATGATTTCTATACCAGCGACCTGATGAACTATGACATCATCCGGTATATTACCTGGGGCGACGCCATCGTCGCGTCCAGCTACTATAACGTGTACCAGTCCATGGTGGACCGGGGAATCGATCCAACCGATACAGAGGACGAATTCGAAATACTGCCGTAA
- a CDS encoding prealbumin-like fold domain-containing protein: MKRRGMGMLCIAIVFALLFSCVSVPAGTEEANDGWLSITIGDDRNEFDPSGIRMAIYLIATGDYGDWTMEDTFSDITVFVRSDGSASVDMTLSQIRQRIADRKIKPTADGVSDEKGKIEFKELAHGIYYVEMTAGPERLTMSAMLLSVPNSTGSVQVRAMAKYEYETPTPSPTPSPKPTFTPFVPPVDPVTPSPTPSPTPSPTPTVPADESPTPSVTPEVTPTAPETVTEKPTAGPTGKPVITKKPVPTPPPTESPNTPVPRHVPTLRPNPGETTIAIEDYEVALGLYNIQIHVGVCFE, translated from the coding sequence ATGAAGAGACGCGGAATGGGAATGCTGTGCATCGCGATTGTATTCGCGCTGCTGTTTTCCTGTGTGTCTGTTCCGGCTGGCACGGAGGAAGCAAACGACGGCTGGCTGAGTATTACCATAGGTGATGACCGGAACGAGTTTGACCCGTCCGGAATCCGGATGGCGATTTATCTGATTGCCACAGGCGATTACGGCGACTGGACGATGGAGGATACCTTCAGCGATATCACAGTCTTCGTGCGGAGTGACGGTTCCGCCTCCGTGGATATGACGCTGAGCCAGATCCGGCAGCGGATCGCGGACCGGAAAATCAAACCGACCGCCGACGGAGTCAGCGATGAGAAGGGTAAAATCGAGTTTAAGGAGCTGGCTCACGGGATTTACTATGTCGAGATGACAGCAGGACCGGAACGCCTGACGATGAGCGCCATGCTGCTGTCCGTGCCGAACAGCACCGGCAGCGTACAGGTGCGGGCGATGGCCAAGTATGAATACGAAACACCGACGCCCAGTCCGACGCCGTCGCCGAAGCCTACGTTTACACCTTTTGTACCGCCGGTTGATCCGGTAACACCTTCGCCAACGCCATCCCCGACGCCTTCTCCGACGCCGACTGTGCCGGCGGATGAATCGCCGACACCGTCTGTAACACCGGAAGTCACACCGACGGCCCCTGAAACCGTCACAGAGAAACCTACTGCCGGTCCGACAGGGAAACCAGTCATTACCAAAAAGCCGGTTCCGACGCCGCCACCGACAGAGTCCCCGAACACACCGGTTCCGAGACATGTGCCCACACTGCGGCCGAATCCCGGGGAAACGACGATTGCCATTGAGGATTATGAAGTTGCACTTGGCCTTTACAATATCCAGATCCATGTGGGCGTTTGCTTTGAGTAA
- a CDS encoding sortase, protein MKKLLAWILAFLLLAVVFGHFLYPVLSDQLGRHRDAEIMQGYREKTAAMDKEQREKLFAEAAEWNAGLEEIRMEDIFTAGITRTTRDYQNHMNVHSGVIAGLVIPDIGISLPVYHLSTETPATQKLIHVDTSSLPADGSRENIVLAGPGVLKAEGILGDIGLTDDRMLEDLDKLIPGSLVILNVLDRTMVYRVKGVQMLSPAGLKELDLTPGEGDEKLTLVSQRKDQRLLVQAERIPIREARTLLAENDQATFPANWQNVLLLGCPVLLAGLLVLWMIELIRGRFYRLPDEGKREDPEQMEKALETMDQISNEIKEEEET, encoded by the coding sequence ATGAAAAAACTGCTTGCATGGATTCTCGCTTTCCTGCTGCTGGCTGTCGTCTTCGGTCACTTCCTGTATCCTGTTTTATCCGACCAGCTGGGCAGGCACCGTGACGCTGAGATCATGCAGGGATACCGGGAAAAGACGGCGGCAATGGACAAGGAGCAGCGCGAAAAGCTATTTGCGGAAGCAGCGGAATGGAACGCTGGCCTGGAAGAAATCCGGATGGAGGATATCTTCACGGCCGGGATTACAAGAACGACCCGGGATTACCAGAACCATATGAACGTCCATTCGGGCGTGATTGCCGGACTGGTAATCCCTGATATCGGAATATCCCTGCCTGTGTATCATCTGAGTACTGAAACACCGGCGACACAGAAACTGATTCATGTGGACACAAGTTCCCTGCCGGCGGACGGAAGCCGGGAAAACATCGTCCTCGCGGGACCTGGCGTGCTGAAGGCTGAAGGCATCCTGGGGGATATCGGACTGACGGACGACCGGATGCTGGAAGACCTGGACAAGCTGATTCCCGGCAGCCTGGTAATCCTGAATGTGCTGGACCGGACGATGGTATACCGGGTCAAAGGCGTTCAGATGCTGTCTCCTGCCGGACTGAAAGAGCTGGATCTGACGCCTGGAGAAGGGGACGAAAAGCTGACGCTCGTTTCCCAGCGGAAGGACCAGCGGCTGCTGGTTCAGGCGGAGCGGATCCCGATCCGGGAGGCCCGGACGCTGCTGGCGGAAAATGACCAGGCTACCTTCCCGGCAAACTGGCAGAACGTATTGCTGCTGGGTTGTCCGGTGCTGCTGGCGGGCTTGCTGGTGCTGTGGATGATTGAACTGATCCGGGGACGGTTTTACCGCCTCCCCGATGAAGGAAAAAGGGAAGATCCGGAACAGATGGAGAAAGCCCTGGAAACCATGGATCAGATTTCGAATGAAATCAAAGAGGAAGAAGAGACATGA
- a CDS encoding isopeptide-forming domain-containing fimbrial protein: protein MKKLFALMLALAMMLTVVCAFAEGEGGEGGGETGGETTTGTTSTPSITIESTSKEAEAATDTTQYTWYRILEADIGKDPEINGTSQSGGGVTYHTDSATKAAALEGTNLFNLSQIGDTNYWSVELKDPNTSGAQIAEAIGNIENFRNIFPKGTFSQEEVAGSATTGAVAPGYYYIESTAGKEVVVQTLTAVTIKEKNTFPTVEKEVDSDDKNAQIGDEITYTLKVKVPSTANDDIVLTDTMTAGLSYKKVESMKIGGVNGEDVAADNYTAEATATGFTLTLPKELVESAAAEADANTKYTEIVIVYTAVLDGDAQTANPEKNSVVLAYGEHYTTVPKETEIRTYEFTFDKVDGVTNGKLAGAEFKLLLAGNPMRLVKVTEGEVYRVAMPDETENVTDTIVTNGSTITINGLDTDNSYKLQETKAPTGGYTILKEPIDIEASAPAPNKKPMEIRNNQGTVLPSTGGSGTTIFYVIGGLLIIGAAVVLVARRKAQE from the coding sequence ATGAAAAAACTGTTTGCTTTGATGCTGGCGCTGGCTATGATGCTGACGGTGGTGTGTGCCTTCGCGGAAGGTGAGGGCGGAGAAGGCGGCGGAGAAACGGGTGGAGAGACGACAACCGGTACGACTTCAACTCCAAGCATCACGATTGAATCTACTTCAAAGGAAGCAGAGGCTGCAACGGATACTACTCAATATACTTGGTACCGGATCCTGGAAGCTGATATAGGTAAGGATCCGGAAATAAATGGTACTAGTCAGTCAGGTGGTGGAGTAACCTACCATACGGATTCAGCAACTAAAGCAGCAGCCCTGGAAGGGACTAACTTGTTTAATCTCAGTCAGATTGGTGATACAAACTATTGGTCTGTAGAGCTGAAAGATCCGAATACGTCAGGGGCACAGATCGCAGAAGCCATAGGTAACATTGAAAATTTTAGAAATATATTCCCTAAAGGGACATTCAGCCAGGAAGAAGTGGCCGGCAGTGCTACCACTGGAGCTGTGGCTCCCGGATATTATTACATTGAATCCACAGCCGGTAAGGAAGTGGTTGTGCAGACACTGACCGCTGTAACCATTAAAGAAAAGAATACTTTCCCGACAGTAGAAAAAGAAGTCGATTCTGATGATAAAAATGCTCAAATCGGAGACGAGATTACATATACCCTGAAAGTTAAAGTCCCGTCCACAGCAAATGATGATATCGTTCTGACAGACACCATGACTGCCGGCCTGAGTTATAAAAAGGTTGAATCAATGAAGATAGGCGGAGTGAATGGTGAAGATGTAGCTGCGGATAATTATACAGCTGAAGCCACAGCGACCGGGTTTACCCTTACTTTGCCCAAGGAGCTTGTGGAATCTGCTGCTGCAGAGGCAGATGCGAACACAAAGTATACAGAAATTGTAATTGTCTACACAGCGGTTCTCGACGGGGATGCCCAGACGGCCAATCCGGAAAAGAACTCGGTTGTTCTGGCTTACGGTGAACATTACACAACGGTTCCCAAGGAAACAGAAATCAGGACTTATGAATTTACATTTGATAAAGTAGACGGTGTAACGAATGGAAAACTGGCAGGTGCAGAGTTCAAACTTCTGCTGGCCGGAAATCCTATGCGGCTGGTTAAAGTGACCGAGGGAGAAGTATACCGGGTTGCAATGCCTGATGAAACGGAAAACGTAACAGATACAATTGTTACCAATGGGAGTACGATAACAATTAATGGCTTGGATACGGATAATTCCTATAAGCTGCAGGAAACAAAAGCCCCCACAGGTGGTTACACTATCCTGAAGGAGCCTATTGATATAGAGGCGTCGGCTCCGGCTCCTAATAAGAAACCAATGGAGATAAGAAATAATCAAGGCACGGTTCTTCCCAGCACCGGCGGTTCCGGTACCACGATCTTCTACGTGATCGGCGGACTGCTGATCATCGGCGCGGCTGTGGTCCTGGTGGCCCGCCGCAAGGCACAGGAATAA
- a CDS encoding S26 family signal peptidase produces MEIYHPRDEELLREMKRVRRSDRRRRLCRGLIILLTLSIAVGLFVFLRYYQLAVAHGTGMGDTLPEGSLLLIRKSEAGQVFHAGDIILYEKRLAKPVELTILSPKGKTRRYCRYVLYRDVGTTRQYYASTEGGNAWISTVTGADIFESTEEGTVSIGTENLKNGEYWLKEVEASYGQAVLTDPIPFAVVNPVKTQLKRVLAGPGERVVLSPYAETRVNGLEISTDYTSGRTEDAAPEGRRVIMARDRYFVQGDQLSLSVDSRETDYSTVSEGEILGRAEFALWPLQSFGNLTGRQTVVAGTETEAAE; encoded by the coding sequence ATGGAAATCTATCATCCCAGAGATGAAGAGCTGCTTCGGGAAATGAAGCGAGTGAGACGTTCCGACAGACGGAGACGTCTCTGCCGGGGTCTGATTATTTTACTGACCCTGAGCATTGCTGTCGGTCTGTTTGTATTCCTCCGGTATTACCAGCTGGCAGTGGCACACGGAACCGGGATGGGGGATACACTGCCGGAGGGAAGCCTGCTGCTCATACGCAAATCGGAAGCAGGACAGGTATTTCATGCCGGGGATATCATCCTGTATGAAAAGAGACTGGCCAAACCGGTTGAACTGACGATCCTGAGCCCCAAAGGGAAAACCCGCCGTTACTGCCGGTACGTCCTTTACCGGGACGTGGGAACCACAAGGCAGTACTACGCGTCCACAGAAGGAGGAAATGCCTGGATTTCCACTGTAACGGGCGCAGATATCTTTGAGAGTACCGAAGAGGGAACGGTCAGCATAGGTACAGAGAACCTGAAGAACGGTGAATACTGGCTGAAGGAAGTGGAAGCCTCCTACGGCCAGGCGGTGCTGACGGATCCGATTCCGTTTGCGGTTGTCAATCCGGTCAAAACACAGCTTAAGCGTGTGCTGGCAGGCCCCGGGGAACGGGTGGTGCTGAGCCCTTACGCCGAGACACGGGTAAACGGACTGGAAATCAGCACAGACTATACTTCCGGCCGCACAGAAGACGCTGCGCCGGAAGGCCGCCGGGTGATCATGGCCAGGGACCGGTATTTTGTGCAGGGAGACCAGCTGAGTCTTTCAGTGGACAGCCGGGAAACAGACTACAGTACGGTTTCTGAAGGGGAGATCCTGGGGCGGGCAGAGTTTGCACTTTGGCCGCTGCAGAGTTTCGGAAACCTGACAGGCAGACAGACTGTTGTCGCCGGTACGGAAACGGAGGCGGCGGAATGA
- the lepB gene encoding signal peptidase I produces the protein MARKPRRADTLPDLNEIESEMSQVRSKGKFRQALKGTIGTFIVVAALAVIVAFIFLPVLRITNGHNMEPGFQPGDIVLLTKNDEVNNGEICAFYFNNKLLLRRVIAREGDTVEIDEKGYVKVNGEFLEEDGYISEHALGQCDIDFPFRVPAGQFFVLGDNRDYAFDSRATNFGCISQEEIFGKPMARIYPFNRLGWFGF, from the coding sequence ATGGCCAGGAAACCCAGGAGAGCCGATACACTGCCGGATCTGAACGAGATTGAATCCGAAATGAGCCAGGTCCGCAGCAAGGGAAAGTTCAGGCAGGCACTGAAGGGTACCATCGGGACGTTTATCGTGGTGGCAGCCCTGGCAGTGATCGTAGCCTTCATCTTCCTGCCGGTTCTGCGGATTACGAACGGACACAATATGGAACCCGGCTTCCAGCCGGGGGATATCGTGTTGCTGACGAAAAACGACGAAGTGAACAACGGTGAGATCTGCGCTTTTTACTTTAACAACAAGCTGCTCCTGCGCCGCGTGATCGCGCGGGAAGGAGATACGGTTGAGATTGACGAGAAAGGCTATGTGAAGGTAAACGGTGAGTTCCTGGAGGAAGACGGGTACATTTCAGAGCATGCGCTGGGCCAATGCGACATTGATTTCCCGTTCCGGGTGCCTGCCGGACAGTTCTTTGTGCTGGGAGACAACCGGGACTATGCCTTTGACAGCAGGGCAACCAATTTCGGCTGTATTTCCCAGGAAGAGATCTTCGGGAAACCGATGGCCCGGATTTACCCTTTTAACCGGCTTGGCTGGTTCGGATTCTGA